A DNA window from Vigna angularis cultivar LongXiaoDou No.4 chromosome 1, ASM1680809v1, whole genome shotgun sequence contains the following coding sequences:
- the LOC108336816 gene encoding BTB/POZ domain-containing protein At3g49900, whose product MRALNQLGAVETIYEEECEFSSTSSRSLSPSFSSSPASLHSRVKAWSQEIGRETDVLIRVQGTCFRLHKDRLVSQSSYLKRHLTETSDLTISPPLNITAETFAAVAEFCYSVTVQMTPANVAVVRTASEILGMTAADGLSHIADTCFCEVVCTNPDQALTVLRSCIPLLPEAETTATLVSRCIEALVSVHGITRLNEVNEIQPRDFQIVAESFGRRFENHDVLYKMVDWYLQENKFAKVTEDERNGICSCIDCTKLSSVALVECVQNPRMPLRLVMRAVLVEHLNTRHSIAIASSQVQRHQLRFESNEGRQRRRSMTLGDFLRRDAALRQTERLKTVMDSTNARIGSLEEEVRCMNRVLRECDGKVGEEGRGVLGSERSASFHFVPTENGRVKKGERWSRSSSRIEFDGRMEERQGKRSSFSVDVGSVTPKMNGTFRQRLMIGLRNAFRVQNSAST is encoded by the exons ATGAGGGCGTTGAATCAATTAGGGGCAGTTGAGACCATCTACGAGGAAGAATGCGAGTTTTCTTCAACCTCTTCTCGTTCCCTTTCgccatcattttcttcttctcctgcATCTCTTCACTCCAGAGTAAAGGCCTG GTCCCAGGAAATCGGCCGTGAAACAGATGTATTGATTCGTGTTCAAGGAACGTGTTTTCGTCTGCACAAG GACCGTCTGGTTTCGCAAAGTTCATACCTAAAACGCCATTTAACGGAAACTTCGGACCTCACTATCTCTCCCCCGTTAAACATAACGGCCGAGACCTTCGCCGCTGTAGCCGAATTCTGTTACAGCGTCACAGTTCAGATGACGCCGGCCAACGTGGCCGTCGTCAGAACGGCGTCGGAGATACTGGGAATGACGGCAGCAGACGGCCTGAGCCACATTGCCGATACGTGCTTCTGCGAAGTCGTTTGCACCAACCCAGACCAGGCATTAACGGTTCTCCGTTCGTGCATACCGTTACTTCCCGAGGCTGAAACGACGGCGACTCTCGTTAGCAGATGCATTGAAGCGCTTGTTTCAGTTCACGGCATCACTCGTTTAAATGAGGTGAACGAAATTCAGCCGCGAGATTTCCAAATTGTGGCTGAATCATTCGGTAGAAGGTTCGAGAACCACGACGTCCTCTATAAGATGGTTGATTGGTATCTTCAG GAAAACAAGTTTGCGAAAGTAACGGAGGATGAGAGAAATGGAATATGCAGTTGCATAGATTGCACGAAGCTCTCGAGTGTTGCCCTGGTAGAGTGTGTTCAAAACCCTAGAATGCCGTTGAGATTGGTGATGCGAGCGGTGCTGGTAGAACATCTCAACACTCGCCACTCCATCGCCATAGCAAGCTCTCAAGTTCAACGTCATCAGCTCCGGTTCGAGAGTAATGAGGGACGACAACGACGACGTTCCATGACGCTGGGGGACTTCCTACGTCGCGACGCGGCGCTGCGACAAACGGAACGACTGAAGACGGTGATGGATTCCACGAATGCGCGCATAGGAAGTCTGGAAGAAGAGGTGAGGTGCATGAACAGAGTGTTGAGAGAATGTGACGGAAAGGTAGGGGAAGAAGGGAGAGGTGTGTTGGGGTCAGAGCGTTCGGCGAGTTTCCATTTTGTGCCAACTGAGAATGGTAGAGTGAAGAAGGGAGAACGATGGTCGAGATCGTCTTCGAGGATTGAGTTTGACGGGAGAATGGAGGAACGTCAGGGGAAGAGGTCTTCTTTCTCTGTTGATGTTGGGAGCGTGACTCCGAAGATGAACGGGACTTTCCGGCAGAGGTTGATGATTGGACTCAGGAATGCGTTTCGGGTGCAAAACTCAGCGTCAACTTGA